The Novosphingobium kaempferiae genome includes a window with the following:
- a CDS encoding RNA polymerase sigma factor: protein MPEVRPIDRWFIDEVFPHERRYLAAALRLTSDAEDARDIVQEVYLKLFAIDGWAAIDNPANYVLRMIRNAAIERMRRARIVSFQQLAEIETFDIADEAPDPFREAAGRHELRRVKAALDTLPERCRAVVLRRRFSEETPSEIARATGESLSTLEKRLARGMQLLTAALSIDGPLGRKATRKSDIVDADDPVSPDEAVSR from the coding sequence ATGCCGGAAGTTCGTCCAATCGACAGATGGTTCATCGACGAGGTGTTTCCGCATGAGCGGCGCTACCTCGCCGCTGCCCTGCGCCTGACGTCCGACGCGGAGGACGCGCGGGACATCGTCCAGGAGGTGTACCTCAAGCTTTTCGCCATCGACGGCTGGGCAGCCATCGACAATCCGGCGAACTACGTGCTGCGCATGATCCGCAATGCAGCGATCGAGCGCATGCGCCGGGCACGCATCGTCTCGTTCCAGCAACTGGCTGAAATCGAGACATTCGATATTGCCGATGAAGCGCCGGACCCCTTCCGCGAGGCGGCCGGGCGGCACGAGTTGCGCCGGGTCAAGGCGGCGCTCGATACCCTGCCCGAAAGGTGCCGCGCCGTCGTGCTGCGTCGCCGGTTCTCGGAAGAAACGCCAAGCGAGATCGCCCGCGCTACCGGAGAGAGCCTTTCGACCCTCGAAAAGCGCCTTGCACGGGGGATGCAACTGCTCACCGCCGCGCTGTCGATCGATGGCCCGCTTGGTCGGAAAGCCACACGAAAATCCGATATCGTCGATGCCGATGATCCGGTTTCACCTGATGAGGCGGTCAGCCGCTAA
- a CDS encoding ankyrin repeat domain-containing protein codes for MLKIKMRGVADLARAVLKVAIPAFAMAMLVASPARADFSEGYKFLEAVKKKEGDKVEEAIMKSSQIINAKDVTTGEGALHIVTARRDLTWLSYLIAKGANVNATDDRGRSALELAVNLGWREGAQLLLDQKAQPDTPNDAGETPLIFAVHRKDMQLMKALLEAGANPDRSDNSGRSARDYAKIEGGGANLANVINTYAKKGAGKNAKPVYGPTF; via the coding sequence GTGTTGAAGATCAAGATGCGCGGCGTTGCGGACCTGGCTCGCGCGGTCCTCAAGGTTGCGATCCCGGCTTTCGCGATGGCAATGCTCGTCGCTTCGCCCGCTCGCGCCGACTTTTCCGAGGGCTACAAGTTCCTTGAAGCGGTGAAGAAGAAGGAAGGCGACAAGGTCGAGGAGGCGATCATGAAGTCCTCCCAGATCATCAACGCCAAGGACGTGACCACCGGCGAAGGCGCGCTGCACATCGTCACCGCCCGCCGCGACCTCACCTGGCTGAGCTACCTCATCGCCAAGGGCGCCAACGTCAACGCCACCGACGACCGTGGCCGCAGCGCGCTGGAACTCGCCGTGAACCTAGGCTGGCGTGAAGGCGCGCAGCTTCTGCTCGACCAGAAGGCGCAGCCCGACACGCCGAACGACGCGGGCGAGACGCCCCTGATCTTCGCGGTCCACCGCAAGGACATGCAGCTCATGAAGGCGCTGCTCGAAGCGGGCGCGAACCCGGACCGTTCGGACAATTCGGGCCGTAGTGCGCGCGACTACGCCAAGATCGAGGGTGGCGGTGCCAATCTCGCGAACGTCATCAACACTTATGCCAAGAAGGGTGCCGGCAAGAATGCCAAGCCCGTCTACGGCCCGACGTTCTGA
- the ribD gene encoding bifunctional diaminohydroxyphosphoribosylaminopyrimidine deaminase/5-amino-6-(5-phosphoribosylamino)uracil reductase RibD, whose protein sequence is MSEDARWLAAAAALAARARPLSRPNPGVGAIIVKHGRVIARGWTQPGGRPHAEAVALASAGEAAKGATLYVTLEPCAHKSERGPACADLVSASGLARVVVGCMDPDPRTAGAGIARIRDAGIAAEYLPSPACAASLSGYLIRSRLGRPEVTLKLALSLDGCIALASGESQWITGAEARAHTHAMRARADAILVGAGTLRADAPRLDARLPGLAERSPQRWVLTRGEAPEGWHTLPSPEAVSSMAGVQYLFVEGGTHAAAAFLAAGLVDRLLIYRAPVLLGGRPALGDFGLSALAQAHGHWRMAERRQLGSDTLEVYEALSIHEG, encoded by the coding sequence GTGAGCGAAGACGCGCGCTGGCTCGCCGCCGCCGCCGCCCTTGCCGCGCGTGCCCGCCCGCTGAGCAGGCCGAATCCGGGTGTCGGCGCGATCATCGTGAAGCATGGCCGCGTGATCGCGCGCGGCTGGACGCAACCCGGCGGTCGGCCCCATGCCGAAGCCGTGGCGCTGGCCTCAGCCGGTGAAGCCGCGAAGGGTGCGACCCTCTACGTCACGCTGGAACCCTGCGCCCACAAGTCCGAGCGCGGCCCCGCCTGCGCCGATCTGGTCAGCGCTTCGGGCCTTGCCCGCGTCGTCGTCGGCTGCATGGACCCCGATCCGCGCACCGCCGGAGCAGGCATTGCCCGCATCCGTGACGCCGGGATAGCCGCCGAATACCTGCCTTCTCCCGCCTGCGCTGCCAGCCTTTCAGGATATCTGATCCGCAGCAGGCTGGGCCGCCCCGAAGTCACGCTGAAACTCGCGCTGTCGCTCGACGGCTGCATCGCGCTGGCGAGTGGGGAGAGCCAGTGGATCACCGGGGCCGAGGCCCGCGCCCACACCCACGCCATGCGTGCCCGCGCCGACGCGATCCTCGTCGGCGCGGGCACGCTGCGCGCCGATGCGCCGCGCCTCGATGCGCGACTTCCGGGTCTTGCCGAGCGCAGCCCGCAGCGCTGGGTGCTGACCCGCGGCGAAGCGCCGGAAGGCTGGCACACCCTGCCCTCGCCGGAAGCGGTGAGCAGCATGGCGGGCGTCCAGTATCTCTTCGTCGAAGGCGGCACGCATGCCGCCGCGGCCTTCCTGGCGGCAGGACTGGTGGACAGGCTGCTGATCTACCGCGCCCCGGTGTTGCTGGGCGGCAGGCCCGCGCTGGGCGACTTCGGCCTTTCCGCTCTCGCACAGGCGCATGGGCACTGGCGCATGGCCGAACGGCGACAGCTTGGCAGCGACACGCTCGAAGTCTACGAGGCGCTCAGCATTCACGAAGGTTAG
- a CDS encoding autotransporter domain-containing protein: MQYSGRARSSLKNPSNLTVSRLALRLGTCLGGAAAFLLAGTPVRASEECGPLTLTTVICPASGAYEGGVTYVIGDEMPPHDLTVRLGDGLSLETGDDYVNGITVTNFSGGATAIIADGASSVTTHGGGSIGIAGITGAGDLTIHAGDVTTSGGHALGVVAGSVSGNIDVDLGSVTTRGDEADGVTVTGYNGNIDVDLGSVKTRGEYADGVIAIGYSGNVSISVGKAETEGFNANGIFAASVLGDVSVTAGEVSVHNDRSSGIFATSDQGSASVDVGTITVGGSYAAGIYASGSASTSVHVDRLSTVGAYAYGVIATTTGSGDTRVDAGSIKTGGLYGTGIIASSLGGNTAVIAGTVSTQGMAANGIVASAGHNVSVDAGEVVTTGDFATGIAATAGVYQPGTATITAGTVETQGMQSDAVFGRSWNGDVVIDAGAVSTTGMASAGIVGVSYGGTGGISITAGSVSTSGLGGTGIAAASYGDVGKVDIKAGSIATSGNYADAIYALSAHGDITIEADEITTEGYISDGIYAVSGGGNITIAAGSVSTQGGRSDAVFAEARQGMVDITVDGTISTSGSYSSGIVAVGEEVKIVNKGTIHTSGDYYSYGIAALSGDSGLTITNDGTIASDGAFGGGIIARSSGDITIDGKGSVSVGSLYSNGIDARTQYGSIAITQSKVDIDSDFGTGIYARSGKGNVDIAVTDLNVTGYAAAGIVGISGAGDVTVTSTGSIKASHDYGHLYGIVAIAGGTATVVAHDIAVAGPVSYAIRADGGSAVVSVTGAVTSQGDLYGPGAAITAVARDIDGKVTVTSKGAIATTGKYNGGIMALAGFEPGEDGGITIHAGGAVSTKGLAATAIYASALNGHVEVTAGDVSTQGDFSAGVKAFAASGGVNVALSGAVRTNGRASYGVLAFGEGPISVSSSGAVATQGLGAHGIYAVGGATSGTTVTVRTSGAVSARGDLVNAIRAKGVGGDVSVIATGAITAEGKYAGGVVAVVDRQGRGGDRPAASFRAAERAPVLTVDVGQVSVSGEGSTAVTALNYQGDITIRTGKLTAMGGGAGLSALGAGNVSIVNGGVVSDARGILARARGDMRLTLTGNIDAGNDVAVELGSDYGASVLDIAKGVTVIGGGRHEYEGAIGKGNALILGSQRGVTVNNAGLIRNMGDQFTIFVGNVTDWEPTSVPAGTFGATINNTGVIEGNVRLTSIQDVFVNAGQFVATRDSDFGSGRDVFTNSGSLVVAPEVAQLRAGQRVTGGGSITFKGLDLFENSGVIEMRNGFVGDKLVIEGDYVGSGNARLGLDIGKLASDMLVVEGDAKGHTSILLDGKASEATLFATVTLVRVEGKSAADTFSIARPDVGLIRYTLTYDTAAGTYGLAGRAGAPVHRAVKLGEGARAIWDQAAQAWSGHMAHLRDDTGAGTRLWGQAYGGVIDRDQSVVIDGDDYALDYRQDFFGFQMGVDLAGSQADGGNGTVFGVSAGYVSSRQNFTEGGDRAKFDTVNFGGYGSLRSGAFYANLLGQYSHHWIGARSIALGWSDRTTGDGYGMQGEIGARLGTDAFLIEPQASLAWQKDDLGALHPFGQALEFGRGEGLTGRIGARVGGKLGRAAAFYAKGAWVHEFRGEGKVTLTSGGLSEIVDGMRPSDYGQAALGVTILSSGPVSGFVEGNAVFGNNVSGGGGRAGVRFAF; the protein is encoded by the coding sequence GTGCAGTATTCCGGTCGTGCGCGTTCCAGTCTGAAGAATCCCTCGAACCTCACCGTTTCACGCCTGGCGTTGCGGCTGGGCACCTGCCTGGGCGGCGCTGCCGCATTCCTGCTGGCAGGCACTCCTGTCAGGGCGAGCGAGGAATGCGGGCCGCTCACGCTCACGACGGTCATCTGCCCAGCCTCCGGTGCTTACGAGGGCGGCGTCACTTACGTGATCGGTGACGAAATGCCTCCGCACGATCTGACCGTTCGCCTTGGCGACGGCCTCTCGCTGGAAACCGGAGATGACTACGTCAATGGGATCACCGTCACCAACTTCTCGGGCGGTGCGACTGCGATCATCGCTGACGGCGCGAGTTCGGTCACCACGCACGGAGGCGGCTCGATCGGGATCGCGGGGATCACCGGGGCGGGCGACCTCACCATTCACGCGGGCGATGTCACCACGTCGGGAGGGCATGCGCTGGGCGTCGTCGCCGGCAGCGTTTCCGGCAATATCGACGTCGATCTCGGATCGGTGACGACGCGGGGCGACGAAGCGGACGGCGTGACAGTCACAGGCTACAACGGCAACATCGACGTCGATCTCGGATCGGTGAAGACGCGTGGCGAATATGCGGATGGCGTGATTGCTATAGGCTACAGCGGCAATGTCAGCATCTCGGTCGGCAAGGCGGAGACCGAGGGGTTCAACGCCAACGGCATTTTCGCGGCGTCGGTGCTTGGGGACGTGTCGGTCACGGCAGGCGAGGTCTCAGTCCACAACGACCGCTCATCCGGCATTTTCGCGACTTCGGACCAGGGCAGCGCATCCGTGGACGTTGGCACGATTACTGTGGGCGGCAGTTACGCAGCGGGTATCTATGCCTCCGGCTCGGCCAGTACGAGCGTCCATGTGGACCGCCTGTCGACGGTCGGCGCCTATGCATATGGCGTCATCGCCACGACGACGGGTTCGGGCGACACGCGCGTCGATGCGGGTTCGATAAAGACGGGGGGGCTCTACGGCACGGGCATCATCGCTTCCAGTCTTGGCGGCAACACCGCAGTGATTGCTGGGACGGTGAGCACTCAGGGCATGGCGGCGAACGGCATCGTCGCCAGCGCCGGGCACAACGTCAGCGTTGATGCAGGAGAGGTCGTCACCACCGGTGATTTCGCTACCGGAATCGCCGCGACGGCGGGAGTGTACCAGCCCGGGACCGCCACCATTACCGCAGGTACGGTGGAGACTCAGGGGATGCAGTCCGACGCGGTGTTCGGGCGCTCGTGGAATGGCGATGTCGTGATCGACGCGGGCGCGGTGAGCACCACGGGCATGGCGTCGGCGGGTATCGTCGGCGTGAGCTACGGCGGGACCGGCGGGATTTCCATCACGGCGGGCTCGGTCTCGACCAGCGGACTCGGCGGGACAGGCATCGCTGCCGCGAGCTATGGCGACGTCGGCAAGGTGGATATCAAGGCGGGATCGATCGCGACTTCGGGTAATTATGCCGACGCCATCTACGCCCTCTCGGCGCACGGCGACATCACTATCGAAGCCGACGAGATTACGACTGAGGGCTACATCTCCGACGGCATCTACGCGGTGTCGGGCGGCGGCAACATCACCATCGCTGCCGGTAGCGTATCCACGCAGGGCGGTCGCAGCGATGCCGTGTTCGCCGAGGCGCGGCAGGGTATGGTCGACATCACTGTTGATGGGACCATCAGCACGAGCGGCAGCTACTCAAGCGGTATTGTCGCCGTCGGCGAAGAGGTGAAGATCGTCAACAAGGGCACGATCCACACCAGCGGCGACTACTATTCCTACGGCATCGCCGCGTTGTCTGGCGATTCCGGGCTGACCATCACCAACGACGGCACCATCGCCAGCGACGGCGCATTCGGCGGCGGCATCATCGCGCGCAGTTCGGGCGATATCACGATCGACGGCAAGGGCTCCGTCTCGGTCGGCAGCCTCTATTCGAACGGCATCGATGCGCGGACGCAGTACGGCTCCATCGCCATCACGCAGAGCAAGGTCGACATCGACAGCGACTTCGGCACGGGCATCTATGCGCGTTCCGGCAAGGGCAACGTCGATATCGCCGTAACCGATCTGAACGTCACCGGCTACGCAGCGGCCGGTATCGTCGGCATCAGCGGAGCCGGCGACGTGACGGTGACGAGCACCGGATCGATCAAGGCGTCGCACGATTACGGGCATCTCTACGGAATCGTCGCCATTGCCGGAGGTACGGCAACGGTCGTGGCGCACGACATAGCCGTCGCAGGGCCGGTGTCCTACGCGATCCGCGCGGACGGCGGCAGCGCCGTGGTCAGCGTTACCGGTGCGGTCACGTCGCAGGGCGATCTCTACGGCCCCGGCGCCGCGATCACGGCGGTGGCGCGCGACATCGACGGCAAGGTCACGGTGACGAGCAAGGGCGCGATCGCGACCACCGGCAAGTACAACGGCGGTATCATGGCTCTTGCCGGGTTCGAGCCGGGTGAGGACGGCGGAATAACCATCCATGCCGGTGGGGCGGTATCCACCAAAGGTCTTGCCGCGACGGCGATCTATGCCAGCGCCCTTAACGGCCACGTCGAAGTGACTGCGGGAGACGTTTCCACTCAGGGTGATTTCTCGGCCGGTGTGAAGGCGTTCGCGGCGTCCGGCGGAGTGAACGTGGCGCTTTCCGGTGCTGTCAGGACGAACGGCCGTGCCAGCTACGGCGTCCTCGCTTTCGGAGAAGGCCCGATCTCGGTTTCCAGTTCGGGTGCCGTGGCGACACAGGGGCTGGGTGCGCATGGCATCTACGCCGTGGGAGGCGCTACCTCCGGCACAACCGTGACCGTCCGCACCAGCGGCGCGGTTTCGGCCAGGGGCGATCTCGTCAACGCGATCCGCGCCAAGGGTGTCGGCGGTGATGTCTCGGTGATCGCGACCGGGGCGATCACTGCTGAAGGAAAGTACGCTGGCGGCGTCGTTGCGGTTGTCGACAGGCAGGGGCGCGGCGGCGATCGCCCTGCGGCATCTTTCCGCGCAGCCGAGCGCGCGCCTGTGCTGACGGTCGATGTCGGGCAGGTCAGTGTTTCGGGGGAGGGATCGACCGCGGTTACCGCGCTGAACTATCAAGGGGACATCACGATCCGCACCGGGAAACTGACTGCGATGGGCGGGGGTGCGGGGCTTTCCGCGCTCGGCGCAGGAAACGTGTCGATCGTCAATGGGGGTGTCGTCTCCGACGCGCGCGGCATTCTGGCGCGGGCGCGGGGCGACATGCGGCTCACCCTAACCGGCAATATCGATGCGGGGAACGACGTCGCGGTGGAACTGGGCTCGGACTACGGCGCATCGGTGCTTGACATCGCAAAGGGCGTGACCGTGATCGGCGGTGGGAGGCATGAGTACGAGGGCGCGATCGGCAAGGGTAATGCGCTTATCCTGGGCTCACAGCGCGGTGTGACGGTGAACAACGCGGGGCTGATCCGCAACATGGGGGATCAGTTCACGATATTCGTCGGTAACGTCACCGACTGGGAGCCGACCAGCGTGCCTGCGGGCACTTTCGGCGCCACTATCAACAACACGGGCGTGATCGAGGGTAACGTCCGCCTGACATCGATTCAGGACGTGTTCGTCAACGCAGGGCAGTTCGTCGCCACGCGCGACAGCGATTTCGGCTCGGGCCGGGACGTCTTCACGAACAGCGGTTCGCTCGTCGTTGCGCCGGAAGTGGCCCAGCTACGCGCGGGCCAGCGCGTGACGGGAGGCGGGTCCATCACGTTCAAGGGGCTCGATCTGTTCGAGAACAGCGGCGTGATCGAGATGCGCAACGGATTCGTCGGCGACAAGCTGGTGATCGAGGGGGACTATGTCGGGTCCGGCAACGCGCGGCTCGGCCTCGATATCGGCAAGCTGGCGAGCGACATGCTGGTCGTGGAAGGCGACGCCAAGGGACATACGTCCATCCTGCTCGACGGCAAGGCATCCGAGGCGACGCTGTTCGCTACGGTCACTCTGGTCCGGGTGGAAGGCAAGAGCGCGGCGGACACGTTCAGCATCGCCCGGCCCGATGTCGGCCTGATCCGCTATACGCTCACCTACGATACCGCGGCTGGAACGTATGGCCTCGCCGGGCGCGCCGGTGCTCCGGTGCATCGCGCGGTCAAGCTGGGTGAAGGCGCTCGGGCGATCTGGGATCAGGCTGCACAGGCGTGGTCCGGGCACATGGCGCACCTGCGCGACGACACCGGCGCCGGCACACGCCTGTGGGGACAGGCCTATGGCGGCGTGATCGACCGCGACCAGTCGGTTGTCATCGACGGGGACGACTACGCGCTCGATTATCGGCAGGACTTCTTCGGCTTCCAGATGGGCGTCGATCTGGCGGGATCGCAGGCGGACGGTGGCAACGGCACCGTCTTCGGCGTAAGCGCCGGTTATGTCAGTTCACGCCAGAACTTCACCGAGGGCGGCGATCGGGCGAAGTTCGACACCGTCAACTTTGGCGGCTACGGCTCGCTACGTTCGGGAGCGTTCTACGCGAACCTGCTGGGCCAGTATTCTCACCACTGGATCGGGGCCCGCAGCATCGCGCTCGGCTGGTCGGACAGGACCACGGGCGACGGCTACGGCATGCAGGGAGAGATAGGTGCGCGGCTGGGCACGGACGCCTTCCTGATCGAACCGCAGGCGTCGCTGGCGTGGCAGAAAGACGATCTGGGTGCCCTCCATCCCTTCGGGCAGGCTCTGGAGTTCGGTCGTGGCGAAGGGCTGACCGGACGCATCGGCGCCCGCGTCGGCGGAAAGCTTGGCCGGGCCGCGGCGTTCTACGCCAAGGGCGCGTGGGTTCACGAGTTCAGGGGCGAGGGCAAGGTCACGCTGACAAGCGGCGGCCTTTCCGAGATCGTCGATGGCATGCGCCCTTCGGACTACGGTCAGGCGGCGCTGGGCGTGACTATCCTGTCCAGCGGACCGGTCAGCGGCTTCGTCGAGGGCAACGCGGTGTTCGGGAACAACGTCAGCGGCGGCGGTGGCCGTGCGGGCGTCCGCTTCGCGTTCTGA
- a CDS encoding SCO family protein, whose translation MSDGAMTYRSFRHLAAIMLLAGLPLAACSQQPSAERPPLEGAAIGGPFTLIDKDGKSVTWDSFKGSWRVVYFGYTFCPDACPLDVQSLMRGFALFEKSHAAQAAKVQPIFITIDPARDTPEVVGQWTAAFSPRLLGLTGSPEQVDKAAKAFAAYYKKGAETSGGYLMDHSRIAYLMDPDGKPIAMLPIDQKPEAVEAELARWVK comes from the coding sequence ATGAGCGATGGCGCCATGACATACCGTTCATTCCGCCACCTCGCCGCGATCATGCTTCTGGCGGGCCTGCCGCTCGCCGCCTGTTCGCAGCAGCCGAGCGCCGAGCGCCCGCCGCTGGAAGGCGCCGCCATCGGCGGGCCGTTCACGCTGATCGACAAGGACGGCAAGTCCGTGACGTGGGACAGCTTCAAGGGCAGCTGGCGCGTGGTCTACTTCGGCTACACCTTCTGCCCGGACGCCTGCCCGCTCGACGTCCAGTCGCTGATGCGCGGCTTCGCGCTGTTCGAGAAGAGCCACGCGGCGCAGGCCGCGAAAGTGCAGCCGATCTTCATCACCATCGACCCCGCGCGCGATACGCCCGAGGTGGTCGGCCAGTGGACCGCCGCGTTCAGCCCGCGCCTGCTCGGCCTGACCGGCTCGCCCGAGCAGGTCGACAAGGCCGCCAAGGCTTTCGCCGCCTATTACAAGAAGGGCGCGGAGACTTCGGGCGGCTACCTCATGGACCACAGCCGCATCGCCTACCTGATGGACCCGGACGGCAAGCCCATCGCGATGCTGCCGATCGACCAGAAGCCCGAGGCGGTCGAGGCCGAACTCGCCAGGTGGGTGAAGTGA
- a CDS encoding M48 family metallopeptidase, whose amino-acid sequence MLDWLRRDPREEPVVEVSGRALPVVIRRLERARRMTMRLAPDGSEVRISIPRWTRSAEALTFAQSRRDWLAKQLAALPDASPLADGATITFRGDALVVRHDLTAPRRPVVDDGELRLGGPPDSLAPRVLRWLQAEARDLLAADLAEYCERAAQPCPPLALSSAQRRWGSCSHEGTIRINWRLVMAPDAVRRSVVAHEVAHLVHFDHSPAFHHFLKTIFEGSVHEANRWLKAHGRALYVPFG is encoded by the coding sequence GTGCTGGACTGGCTGCGGCGCGATCCCCGGGAAGAGCCCGTCGTCGAAGTATCCGGTCGCGCGCTGCCGGTGGTGATCCGCCGCCTCGAACGCGCCCGCCGCATGACCATGCGCCTTGCCCCAGACGGCAGCGAGGTGCGCATCTCGATCCCGCGCTGGACCCGCAGCGCCGAAGCCCTGACGTTCGCGCAGAGCCGCCGCGACTGGCTGGCCAAGCAACTCGCCGCCCTGCCCGATGCCAGCCCGCTGGCGGACGGCGCAACGATCACGTTCCGGGGCGATGCGCTGGTGGTCCGCCACGACCTTACAGCGCCGCGCCGCCCGGTGGTGGACGACGGCGAACTTCGGCTCGGCGGTCCGCCCGACTCGCTCGCCCCGCGCGTGTTGCGCTGGCTCCAGGCCGAGGCGCGCGACCTCCTCGCCGCCGACCTTGCCGAATATTGCGAGCGCGCCGCCCAACCCTGCCCGCCGCTCGCCCTGTCGAGCGCGCAGCGGCGCTGGGGTTCGTGCTCGCACGAAGGAACGATCCGGATCAACTGGCGGCTCGTCATGGCGCCCGATGCGGTGCGCCGCTCGGTGGTCGCGCATGAGGTCGCGCACCTCGTCCACTTCGATCACTCGCCCGCCTTCCATCACTTCCTCAAGACCATCTTCGAAGGGTCGGTCCATGAGGCCAACAGATGGCTCAAGGCGCACGGTCGGGCGCTCTATGTGCCGTTCGGGTAG
- a CDS encoding YcgN family cysteine cluster protein, whose protein sequence is MTREKPFWERPLDQLSRTEWEALCDGCGQCCLHKVEDEDTGEIYHTNVACKLLNLKTAQCSDYANRRSFVPDCLKLTPETAGKYAWLPPSCAYRLRADGDPLPEWHYLISGSRDTIHEAGISVAGKVISETVAGPLEQHIVWPYGDEDEEDWEDDDASEPWDVPPPGGKG, encoded by the coding sequence GTGACGCGCGAAAAGCCCTTCTGGGAACGCCCCCTCGACCAGCTCAGCCGCACGGAGTGGGAAGCCCTGTGCGATGGCTGCGGCCAGTGCTGCCTGCACAAGGTCGAGGACGAGGACACTGGTGAGATCTATCACACCAACGTCGCCTGCAAGCTGCTCAACCTCAAGACCGCGCAGTGCAGCGACTATGCGAACCGCCGCAGCTTCGTGCCCGACTGCCTGAAGCTGACGCCCGAGACGGCGGGCAAGTACGCCTGGCTGCCGCCAAGCTGCGCCTATCGCCTGCGCGCCGATGGCGATCCCCTGCCCGAATGGCATTACCTGATCAGCGGCAGCCGCGACACGATCCACGAAGCGGGCATATCGGTGGCGGGCAAGGTGATCTCCGAGACGGTGGCGGGGCCGCTCGAACAGCACATCGTCTGGCCCTACGGCGACGAGGACGAGGAGGACTGGGAGGACGACGATGCGTCCGAGCCCTGGGACGTTCCGCCGCCCGGCGGGAAAGGCTGA
- a CDS encoding riboflavin synthase, translated as MFTGIVTAIGTIREARQTGDLHAVIACPFDPAGIAMGASIACSGVCLTVVDKGGVAGDAWFAVDISAESVSRTVAGRWEQGSKLNLEPALKLGDELGGHIVTGHVDGVGTVASIEPVGDSRRFTIAAPKELAPYLAPKGSITVDGVSLTVNEVSDEADGTCRFTLNIIPHTAEVTTIGAMQAGDGVNLEIDVLARYLQRMQSLRG; from the coding sequence ATGTTCACCGGAATCGTCACCGCCATCGGCACCATCCGCGAAGCCCGTCAGACCGGCGACCTGCACGCGGTCATCGCCTGCCCCTTCGACCCGGCGGGCATCGCCATGGGCGCCTCGATCGCCTGCTCGGGTGTGTGCCTGACCGTGGTGGACAAGGGCGGCGTCGCCGGTGACGCATGGTTCGCGGTCGACATTTCCGCCGAGTCCGTGTCCCGTACCGTCGCCGGGCGCTGGGAGCAGGGCAGCAAGCTCAACCTCGAACCGGCGCTGAAACTGGGCGACGAACTCGGCGGCCACATCGTCACCGGCCATGTCGATGGCGTCGGCACCGTCGCCAGCATCGAGCCGGTGGGTGACTCCCGCCGCTTCACCATCGCCGCGCCGAAGGAACTCGCGCCCTACCTCGCGCCCAAGGGCTCCATCACCGTCGATGGCGTATCGCTGACCGTGAACGAGGTCAGTGACGAGGCCGACGGCACCTGCCGCTTCACCCTCAACATCATCCCCCACACCGCCGAAGTCACCACCATCGGCGCGATGCAGGCGGGCGACGGCGTGAACCTCGAGATCGACGTGCTGGCGCGCTACCTCCAGCGCATGCAGTCGCTGCGCGGCTGA
- a CDS encoding FecR family protein produces MGIRGDEAEDGDTVEAQAAGWWSRLQLDTADREEFRRWRDADARHALAFARVQASWETLGEQDALAASGQGQTDLSRRRLLKAACFGAVFVSAGAGLYSTRALAWDHASTGVGELRRIALPDASVLELNTDTAVSWHFTSESRKLRLDRGEIALSLARGAPAMLSGGPVTLTLSAGRFNARLVDQRVGLTALAGRAILTGGTSLLGGMPGGAIGAAVEAGHSADLTANGLTMQPTTAENRAVLTAWQSGDIVFLNERLEDAANEYNRYLSRKIEVAPELRDLRVGGRFTTSDPSAFLDAVTLALNARVDTNAQGTRISAAR; encoded by the coding sequence GTGGGCATTCGAGGCGACGAAGCGGAAGACGGCGATACGGTTGAGGCGCAGGCGGCGGGCTGGTGGTCGCGCCTGCAGCTCGATACGGCGGATCGTGAGGAATTCCGCCGCTGGCGTGATGCCGATGCACGCCATGCTCTCGCCTTCGCCCGGGTTCAGGCCAGTTGGGAGACACTGGGCGAACAGGATGCGCTTGCGGCTTCGGGACAGGGGCAGACCGACCTGTCCCGGCGACGGTTGCTGAAGGCTGCCTGCTTCGGCGCGGTGTTCGTGTCCGCAGGGGCCGGGCTCTACAGTACGCGCGCGCTCGCGTGGGATCATGCGAGCACGGGTGTAGGCGAACTTCGCCGGATAGCCCTTCCCGATGCAAGCGTGCTGGAACTCAACACCGATACCGCCGTGTCCTGGCATTTCACCAGCGAGTCGAGGAAACTGAGGCTGGATCGCGGCGAGATCGCATTGAGCCTTGCCCGAGGGGCACCGGCGATGCTCTCCGGAGGGCCGGTCACGCTCACGCTGTCGGCAGGGCGCTTCAATGCCCGCCTTGTCGACCAACGTGTGGGCCTGACCGCGCTGGCCGGGCGCGCCATCCTTACCGGCGGCACGTCGCTGCTCGGTGGTATGCCGGGAGGAGCGATCGGGGCAGCAGTTGAAGCCGGGCACAGCGCCGACCTGACCGCGAACGGCCTCACGATGCAGCCGACGACGGCTGAAAACCGCGCCGTGCTGACGGCATGGCAGAGCGGCGACATCGTGTTCCTGAACGAGCGGCTCGAAGACGCGGCCAACGAATACAACCGCTATCTCTCCCGCAAGATCGAGGTCGCACCGGAACTGCGCGACTTGCGGGTGGGCGGACGCTTCACGACATCAGACCCCAGCGCGTTCCTGGATGCCGTGACCCTCGCGCTGAATGCGCGCGTCGATACCAATGCGCAAGGCACGCGGATCAGCGCGGCGAGGTAA